TCAAGCAGACCATGTGCAAAACTTTCTTCAATTGGTGAGGCAGCATTCCCTAAAATTCCTGGAAGCAAACGAACAGTAGCATCGATCATGCTCATTGTTGGCAACTCACCACCAGTTAAAACATAATCCCCAATCGAAACAGTCTCGTCTGCTAAGTCATAAATCCGCTGATCAAAACCTTCATAGTGACCACAAATAAAGGTCAAATTCTCTTCTTGGGACCAATTTTGCGCCATCTTTTGGTTAAAAGTTTTACCCTGTGGAGCTGTTATAATGACTTTGCCCTTATTTGCCAGAGAATCCAATGCCTTTTTGATTGGCATAATTTGTAAAACCATGCCTGCACCACCACCGTATGGCGTGTCATCAACGTGATGATGGACATCGCTTGTGAAATCTCGAAAATCTACTAAGTTAAGATCCCATTTTCCATCTTCCAGTCCACGTCCTAACATTGAAGTTGTTAATGGGGTAAACATATCAGGAAAAAGAGTTAAAACATTAATCTTCATCGCGTAAGCCCTCCAATAACTCAACATAAACTTTTTTATTGGCAATATCGACTTGCTTAACGACCTCATCAATATATGGAATTAAATATTCATTGCCCGAGTCTTCGGTTATTTCCCAGACATCGTTTGCACCAGGAGTTTCAATACCCGTAATTTTGCCTAGGTCTTGGTTGGTTTCGTTATCCAAGACTTGGCAACCCAAAATATCGCGGTAATAGTAGGCGCCAGCAGGTAATTCGTGTTGGTTTTCCTGACTAATTACGATTGTTTCTCCCTTTAATTTTTCGGCATCATCAATCGTACTAACTTCTTCAAACTGCAATAGCCAGAATTGTTTAAATGGTCGACTGCTTTTAACGGTTAGGACAAAATTAGGATTGTCTTTTAAAGAAAGTTCACTCCCCGGTGAAAAACGTTCTTCAGGAAAATCAGTAATTACTGTTACCTTAACTTCCCCATTTAGACCATGTGTGTTCAGTATGCGTGCGACATCGTAATATTGCATTTCTTCTCCTAAATTCAACAAAGAAAAAAGTTTGAAGCAAACTGCTTCAAACTTTTAAAGTAAACAAATCAATTATTTGTTAAATTTTGATTCATGCAGCTTCTTCATTAAGCCGGCACCAGAAAGAAGTGACCGAACAGTGTCTGAAGGTTGTGCACCCTTCTTTAACCATTCAAAGATTTTATCTTCATCAAGCTTCAATTCTTTTGGTTCTGAAACTGGGTTGTAGTAACCAACTTCTTCGATAAAACGACCATCACGAGGCATTCTTGAGTCTGCTACAACTATTCTGTAGAAAGGCTTTCTCTTGGCACCCATGCGG
This genomic window from Lactobacillus panisapium contains:
- the trmD gene encoding tRNA (guanosine(37)-N1)-methyltransferase TrmD, with product MKINVLTLFPDMFTPLTTSMLGRGLEDGKWDLNLVDFRDFTSDVHHHVDDTPYGGGAGMVLQIMPIKKALDSLANKGKVIITAPQGKTFNQKMAQNWSQEENLTFICGHYEGFDQRIYDLADETVSIGDYVLTGGELPTMSMIDATVRLLPGILGNAASPIEESFAHGLLEYPQYTRPEDFEGMKVPAVLTSGNHQKIAEWRKKESLRATALYRPDLLADYHLSDEEKKLLAEIKHEDDEA
- the rimM gene encoding ribosome maturation factor RimM (Essential for efficient processing of 16S rRNA): MQYYDVARILNTHGLNGEVKVTVITDFPEERFSPGSELSLKDNPNFVLTVKSSRPFKQFWLLQFEEVSTIDDAEKLKGETIVISQENQHELPAGAYYYRDILGCQVLDNETNQDLGKITGIETPGANDVWEITEDSGNEYLIPYIDEVVKQVDIANKKVYVELLEGLRDED
- the rpsP gene encoding 30S ribosomal protein S16 → MSVKIRMRRMGAKRKPFYRIVVADSRMPRDGRFIEEVGYYNPVSEPKELKLDEDKIFEWLKKGAQPSDTVRSLLSGAGLMKKLHESKFNK